In Clarias gariepinus isolate MV-2021 ecotype Netherlands chromosome 1, CGAR_prim_01v2, whole genome shotgun sequence, one DNA window encodes the following:
- the ndufs2 gene encoding NADH dehydrogenase [ubiquinone] iron-sulfur protein 2, mitochondrial, which yields MAATILRSLKQLGRPSAAILNKNSLTPACALLQTRQKQWQPDVEWTEQYAGAVMFPSAVTKNWNPPPWNDKDPPAEKDVSNLTINFGPQHPAAHGVLRLVMELSGESVKKCDPHVGLLHRGTEKLVEYKTYLQALPYFDRLDYVSMMCNEQAYALAVEKLLNIQAPPRAQWIRVLYGEMTRILNHIMGITTHALDIGAMTPFFWMFEEREKMFEFYERVSGARMHAAYVRPGGVHQDMPLGLMDDIYEWCKNFSIRIDEVEEMLTNNRIWKNRTVNIGVIGAEDALNYGFSGVMLRGSGIKWDLRKSQPYDKYDEVEFDVPVGSNGDCYDRYLCRVEEMRQSLRIMLQSLNKMPEGEIKVDDAKVAPPKRSEMKTSMESLIHHFKLYTEGYQVPPGATYTAVEAPKGEFGVYLVSDGSSRPYRCKIKAPGFAHLAGLDKMSKGHMLADVVAIIGTQDIVFGEVDR from the exons GCAGAAGCAATGGCAGCCCGATGTGGAGTGGACTGAGCAGTACGCAGGTGCAGTCATGTTCCCTAGTGCTGTCACCAAGAATTGGAATCCACCACCATGGAATG ACAAAGACCCTCCAGCAGAGAAGGATGTGTCAAACCTCACTATAAACTTCGGGCCTCAGCACCCTGCAGCTCACGGTGTGCTGCGTCTGGTGATGGAATTAAGTGGTGAGTCTGTGAAGAAGTGTGACCCTCACGTGGGTCTCCTGCACCGCGGCACAGAGAAGCTTGTTGAGTACAAGACCTACCTGCAG GCCCTCCCATACTTTGACAGACTGGATTATGTGTCTATGATGTGCAATGAACAAGCCTATGCCTTAGCAGTGGAAAAGCTGCTGAATATCCAGGCTCCACCTCGAGCTCAGTGGATCAGAG TTCTGTATGGAGAGATGACCCGAATTCTGAATCACATCATGGGCATCACTACACACGCCTTGGATATTGGTGCCATGACTCCCTTCTTTTGGATGtttgaggagagagagaag ATGTTCGAGTTCTATGAGCGAGTGTCTGGCGCTAGAATGCATGCTGCCTATGTCCGGCCTGGAGGAGTTCATCAG GATATGCCATTGGGCCTCATGGACGATATTTACGAGTGGTGTAAGAACTTCTCAATACGCATCGATGAGGTGGAGGAG ATGCTGACCAACAACCGCATCTGGAAGAACAGAACTGTTAATATTGGGGTTATTGGAGCAGAAGATGCACTCAATTATGGCTTCAG TGGGGTGATGTTGAGGGGCTCTGGTATAAAGTGGGATTTGAGGAAATCTCAGCCCTATGACAAATATGACGAGGTGGAGTTTGACGTGCCTGTGGGAAGTAACGGCGACTGCTATGACAG GTATCTTTGCCGGGTGGAGGAGATGAGGCAGTCTTTAAGGATCATGCTTCAGTCTCTCAACAAGATGCCGGAAGGAGAGATCAAGGTGGATGATGCTAAAGTCGCACCACCAAAGAGATCTGAGATGAAG ACATCTATGGAATCCCTCATCCATCATTTCAAACTGTACACAGAGGGCTACCAGGTCCCACCAGGAGCTACCTACACAGCCGTTGAAGCACCAAAG GGGGAGTTTGGGGTGTATTTGGTCTCTGACGGCTCCAGCAGACCCTATCGCTGCAAGATAAAAGCCCCAGGCTTTGCTCACTTG GCTGGTTTGGACAAAATGTCAAAAGGACACATGCTTGCTGATGTGGTGGCCATCATTG GAACCCAGGACATTGTGTTTGGGGAGGTGGACCGTTAA